A part of Escherichia marmotae genomic DNA contains:
- a CDS encoding DUF1328 domain-containing protein, whose amino-acid sequence MFRWGIIFLVIALIAAALGFGGLAGTAAGAAKIVFVVGIILFLVSLFMGRKRP is encoded by the coding sequence ATGTTTCGTTGGGGCATCATATTTCTGGTTATCGCGTTAATCGCCGCCGCACTTGGGTTTGGTGGTCTGGCCGGTACTGCTGCCGGTGCAGCAAAAATTGTCTTTGTCGTCGGGATTATTCTGTTCCTGGTGAGTTTGTTCATGGGCCGAAAACGACCCTAG
- a CDS encoding patatin-like phospholipase family protein codes for MGQRIPVTLGNIAPLSLRPFQPGRIALVCEGGGQRGIFTAGVLDEFMRAQFNPFDLYFGTSAGAQNLSAYICNQPGYARKVIMRYTTKREFFDPVRFVRGGNLIDLDWLIEATASQMPLQMDTAARLFESGKSFYMCACRQDDYTPNYFLPTKQNWLDLIRASSAIPGFYRTGVSLDGINYFDGGVSDAIPVKEAARQGAKTLVVIRTVPSQMYYTPQWFKRMERWLGDSSLQPLVNLVQHHETSYRDIQQFIEKPPGKLRIFEIYPPKPLHSIALGSRLPALRDDYKLGRLCGRYFLATVGKMLTEKAPLTRHLVPAATPESIVIPPAPVANDTLVAGVSDAPQANDPTFNNEDLA; via the coding sequence GTGGGGCAGCGAATACCTGTAACGCTTGGTAATATTGCGCCGTTGTCGCTAAGGCCGTTCCAGCCCGGGCGTATTGCGCTGGTGTGCGAAGGCGGTGGGCAACGCGGAATCTTCACGGCTGGCGTGCTGGATGAGTTTATGCGCGCGCAGTTTAATCCTTTCGATCTTTATTTTGGCACGTCTGCCGGGGCGCAGAACCTTTCGGCGTATATTTGTAACCAGCCTGGTTACGCCCGCAAAGTCATCATGCGCTATACCACAAAACGCGAATTTTTCGATCCAGTGCGTTTTGTGCGTGGCGGAAATCTTATCGATCTGGACTGGCTGATAGAGGCGACGGCCAGCCAGATGCCGTTGCAGATGGATACCGCCGCGCGGCTGTTTGAGAGCGGCAAATCGTTTTATATGTGTGCCTGTCGTCAGGACGATTACACGCCGAACTACTTTTTGCCGACCAAACAAAACTGGCTGGATTTGATTCGCGCCTCAAGTGCGATTCCTGGTTTTTATCGCACCGGAGTTTCACTTGATGGAATTAACTATTTTGATGGTGGCGTCAGCGATGCGATCCCGGTTAAGGAAGCGGCAAGACAAGGAGCGAAAACGCTGGTGGTGATCCGCACTGTGCCGTCGCAAATGTATTACACACCGCAGTGGTTTAAACGCATGGAACGCTGGCTGGGCGACAGTAGCCTGCAACCGCTGGTGAATTTGGTGCAGCACCATGAAACCAGTTATCGTGACATCCAGCAATTTATTGAAAAACCACCGGGCAAGCTGCGGATATTCGAAATTTATCCGCCGAAGCCGCTGCATAGTATCGCCCTGGGAAGTCGGCTTCCGGCGCTGCGCGATGACTATAAACTCGGGCGTTTATGCGGTCGTTATTTTCTGGCAACCGTCGGTAAAATGCTAACCGAAAAAGCGCCGCTTACCCGCCATCTGGTGCCCGCGGCGACGCCTGAATCGATCGTCATTCCGCCTGCGCCAGTCGCCAACGATACGCTGGTTGCCGGGGTGAGTGACGCTCCGCAGGCGAATGACCCGACATTTAATAATGAGGATCTGGCTTGA
- the deoA gene encoding thymidine phosphorylase, producing MFLAQEIIRKKRDGHALSDEEIRFFINGIRDNTISEGQIAALAMTIFFHDMTMPERVSLTMAMRDSGTVLDWKSLHLNGPIVDKHSTGGVGDVTSLMLGPMVAACGGYIPMISGRGLGHTGGTLDKLESIPGFDIFPDDNRFREIIKDVGVAIIGQTSSLAPADKRFYATRDITATVDSIPLITASILAKKLAEGLDALVMDVKVGSGAFMPTYELSEALAEAIVGVANGAGVRTTALLTDMNQVLASSAGNAVEVREAVQFLTGEYRNPRLFDVTMALCVEMLTSGKLAKDDAEARAKLQAVLDNGKAAEVFGRMVAAQKGPTDFVENYAKYLPTAMLTKAVYADTEGFVSEMDTRALGMAVVAMGGGRRQASDTIDYSVGFTDMARLGDQVDGQRPLAVIHAKDETTWQEAAKAVKAAIKLADKAPESTPTVYRRISE from the coding sequence TTGTTTCTCGCACAAGAAATTATTCGTAAAAAACGTGATGGTCATGCGCTGAGCGATGAAGAAATTCGTTTCTTTATCAACGGCATTCGCGACAACACTATCTCCGAAGGGCAGATTGCCGCCCTCGCGATGACCATTTTCTTCCACGATATGACAATGCCGGAGCGTGTCTCGCTGACCATGGCGATGCGAGATTCAGGAACCGTTCTCGACTGGAAAAGCCTGCATCTGAATGGCCCGATTGTTGATAAACACTCCACCGGTGGCGTCGGTGATGTCACTTCGCTGATGCTTGGGCCAATGGTCGCTGCCTGCGGCGGCTACATTCCGATGATCTCCGGTCGCGGCCTCGGTCATACTGGCGGCACGCTCGACAAACTGGAGTCAATCCCTGGCTTCGATATCTTCCCGGATGACAACCGTTTCCGCGAAATCATTAAAGATGTTGGCGTAGCAATTATCGGCCAGACCAGCTCACTGGCTCCGGCGGATAAACGTTTCTACGCGACCCGCGACATTACCGCTACTGTTGACTCAATCCCGCTGATCACTGCCTCGATCCTGGCGAAGAAACTGGCGGAAGGTCTGGACGCACTGGTGATGGACGTGAAAGTGGGTAGCGGCGCGTTTATGCCGACCTATGAACTCTCTGAAGCCCTTGCCGAAGCGATTGTTGGCGTGGCAAATGGCGCAGGCGTACGCACCACCGCGCTGCTGACCGACATGAACCAGGTGCTGGCATCCAGCGCTGGTAACGCGGTCGAAGTGCGTGAAGCGGTACAGTTCCTGACAGGTGAATACCGTAACCCGCGACTGTTTGACGTCACAATGGCGCTGTGCGTGGAGATGCTTACCTCCGGCAAACTGGCGAAAGATGATGCCGAAGCGCGCGCGAAATTGCAGGCTGTGCTGGACAACGGTAAAGCGGCAGAAGTCTTCGGACGTATGGTAGCGGCACAAAAAGGCCCGACCGACTTCGTTGAGAACTACGCGAAGTATCTGCCGACAGCGATGCTGACGAAAGCAGTCTATGCTGATACCGAAGGTTTTGTCAGTGAAATGGATACTCGTGCGCTGGGGATGGCAGTGGTTGCGATGGGCGGTGGTCGCCGTCAGGCATCTGACACCATTGATTACAGCGTCGGCTTTACTGATATGGCGCGTCTGGGCGACCAGGTTGACGGTCAGCGCCCACTGGCGGTGATCCACGCGAAAGACGAAACCACCTGGCAGGAAGCGGCGAAAGCGGTGAAAGCGGCAATTAAACTTGCCGATAAAGCCCCGGAAAGCACTCCAACTGTCTATCGTCGTATCAGTGAATAA
- the deoC gene encoding deoxyribose-phosphate aldolase produces MTDLKASSLRALKLMDLTTLNDDDTDEKVIALCHQAKTPVGNTAAICIYPRFIPIARKTLKEQGTPEIRIATVTNFPHGNDGIEIALAETRAAIAYGADEVDVVFPYRALMAGNEQVGFDLVKACKEACAAANVLLKVIIETGELKDEALIRKASEISIKAGADFIKTSTGKVAVNATPESARIMMEVIRDMGVEKTVGFKPAGGVRTAEDAQKYLAIADELFGADWADARHYRFGASSLLASLLKALGHGDGKSASSY; encoded by the coding sequence ATGACTGATCTGAAAGCAAGCAGCCTGCGTGCACTGAAATTGATGGACCTGACTACCCTGAATGACGACGACACCGACGAGAAAGTGATCGCCCTGTGTCATCAGGCCAAAACTCCGGTCGGCAATACCGCCGCTATCTGTATCTATCCTCGCTTTATCCCAATTGCTCGCAAAACGCTGAAAGAGCAGGGTACCCCGGAAATCCGTATTGCTACGGTAACCAACTTCCCACACGGTAACGACGGCATCGAAATCGCACTGGCAGAAACCCGTGCGGCAATTGCTTACGGTGCCGATGAAGTTGACGTGGTGTTCCCGTACCGCGCGCTGATGGCGGGTAACGAGCAGGTTGGTTTTGACCTGGTGAAAGCCTGTAAAGAGGCTTGCGCAGCGGCGAATGTGCTGCTGAAAGTGATCATCGAAACCGGTGAACTGAAAGACGAAGCGCTGATCCGCAAAGCGTCTGAAATCTCCATTAAAGCGGGTGCTGACTTCATCAAAACCTCTACCGGTAAAGTGGCAGTGAACGCGACGCCGGAAAGCGCGCGCATCATGATGGAAGTGATCCGTGATATGGGCGTAGAGAAAACCGTTGGTTTCAAACCGGCGGGCGGCGTGCGTACTGCGGAAGATGCGCAGAAATATCTCGCGATTGCCGATGAACTGTTCGGTGCTGACTGGGCAGATGCGCGTCACTATCGCTTTGGCGCTTCCAGCCTGCTGGCAAGCCTGCTGAAAGCGCTGGGTCACGGCGACGGTAAGAGCGCCAGCAGCTACTAA
- a CDS encoding YjjI family glycine radical enzyme — translation MPTSHEIALQQRCQQIVTSPVLSPEQKRHFLALEAENNLPYPELPAEARRALDEGIICDMFEGHAPYKPRYVLPDYARFLANGSEWLELEGAKDLDDALSLLTILYHHVPSVTSMPVYLGQLDALLQPYVKILTQDEIDIRIKRFWRYLDRTLPDAFMHANIGPFDSPITRAILRADAELKQVSPNLTFIYDPEITPDDLLLEVAKNICECSKPHIANGPVHDKIFTKGGYGIVSCYNSLPLAGGGSTLVRLNLKAIAERSESLDDFFTRTLPHYCQQQIAIIDARCEFLYQQSHFFENSFLVKEGLIDPERFVPMFGMYGLAEAVNLLCEKEGIAARYGKEAAANEVGYRISAQLAEFVANTPVKYGWQKRAMLHAQSGISSDVGTTPGARLPYGDEPDPITHLQTVAPHHAYYYSGISDILTLDETIKRNPQALVQLCLGAFKAGMREFTANVSGNDLVRVTGYMVRLSDLEKYRAEGSRTNTTWLGEEAARNTRILERQPRVISHEQQMRFSQ, via the coding sequence ATGCCCACTTCTCATGAAATTGCACTGCAACAACGTTGCCAGCAAATTGTCACCAGCCCGGTACTTAGCCCGGAGCAGAAGCGCCATTTTCTGGCGCTGGAAGCAGAAAACAATCTGCCTTACCCGGAGCTGCCTGCCGAAGCCCGCCGTGCGCTGGATGAAGGTATAATCTGCGATATGTTTGAAGGTCATGCGCCGTACAAACCGCGCTATGTCTTACCCGATTACGCCCGTTTTCTGGCCAACGGTTCTGAATGGCTGGAGCTGGAAGGCGCCAAAGATCTTGATGATGCGCTCTCCCTGCTGACCATTCTTTATCACCATGTCCCGTCAGTCACATCGATGCCGGTCTACCTTGGGCAATTGGATGCGTTGTTGCAACCATATGTGAAAATTCTAACACAGGACGAGATTGATATTCGAATAAAACGTTTCTGGCGTTATCTCGACAGAACCCTGCCAGACGCCTTTATGCACGCCAATATCGGCCCGTTCGATTCCCCCATCACTCGTGCAATACTGCGCGCAGATGCCGAGTTGAAGCAGGTTTCACCGAATCTGACCTTTATCTACGATCCCGAAATCACTCCTGATGACCTGCTGCTGGAAGTGGCGAAGAACATCTGTGAATGTAGCAAACCGCACATCGCCAACGGTCCGGTACATGATAAAATTTTCACAAAAGGGGGCTACGGGATTGTGAGCTGCTACAACTCACTGCCGCTGGCCGGTGGTGGCAGCACGCTGGTGCGCCTTAACCTGAAGGCCATTGCTGAACGTAGTGAGTCGCTGGATGACTTTTTTACGCGCACTCTACCGCACTACTGCCAGCAGCAGATCGCCATCATCGATGCGCGGTGTGAATTCCTCTATCAACAATCACACTTCTTTGAGAATAGCTTCCTGGTGAAAGAAGGGTTGATTGATCCTGAACGTTTTGTGCCGATGTTTGGCATGTACGGGCTGGCAGAAGCGGTTAACTTGCTGTGCGAGAAAGAAGGGATTGCCGCGCGCTACGGTAAAGAAGCCGCCGCAAATGAAGTGGGTTATCGCATCAGCGCGCAACTGGCGGAGTTTGTCGCCAATACTCCCGTAAAATATGGCTGGCAAAAACGCGCCATGTTACACGCACAGTCGGGGATCAGTTCTGATGTTGGCACCACACCGGGGGCGCGCTTGCCGTATGGCGATGAGCCAGATCCGATCACCCATCTGCAAACCGTCGCTCCACATCATGCATATTACTACTCCGGGATCAGCGACATTCTGACGCTCGACGAAACCATCAAGCGTAATCCGCAGGCACTGGTGCAGCTTTGCCTCGGTGCCTTTAAAGCCGGAATGCGCGAATTTACTGCCAACGTCAGCGGTAACGATTTGGTTCGTGTTACCGGTTATATGGTGCGTTTGTCAGATTTAGAAAAATATCGCGCCGAAGGCTCACGTACCAACACCACATGGCTGGGCGAAGAAGCTGCACGTAACACTCGTATTCTGGAACGCCAACCGCGCGTGATAAGCCATGAACAGCAGATGCGCTTTAGTCAGTAA
- a CDS encoding helix-turn-helix domain-containing protein — translation MIDLENQEREIINLMFSQGISWLTAVRIRHKLSLAEVSKMLGISINSLKQIEKTERLSSNIKSKMAGIYGCPPELLICPSWMTAEHK, via the coding sequence ATGATCGATCTGGAAAACCAGGAACGGGAGATTATCAATTTAATGTTCAGCCAAGGTATATCCTGGCTAACCGCCGTGCGTATCAGGCATAAACTATCACTTGCTGAAGTAAGTAAAATGTTAGGTATCTCCATTAATTCTCTAAAACAGATCGAAAAGACGGAACGGCTTAGTTCAAACATCAAAAGCAAAATGGCAGGAATTTATGGTTGTCCACCAGAGTTGCTGATATGCCCTTCCTGGATGACGGCTGAACATAAATGA
- the lplA gene encoding lipoate--protein ligase LplA, with translation MNTLRLLISDSYDPWFNLAVEECIFRQMPATQRVLFLWRNADTVVIGRAQNPWKECNTRRMEEDNVRLARRSSGGGAVFHDLGNTCFTFMAGKPEYDKTISTSIVLNALNALGVSAEASGRNDLVVKTTEGDRKVSGSAYRETKDRGFHHGTLLLNADLSRLANYLNPDKKKLAAKGITSVRSRVTNLTELLPGITHEHVCEAITEAFFAHYGERVAAEIISPDKTPDLPNFIETFARQSSWEWNFGQAPAFSHLLDERFTWGGVELHFDVEKGHITRAQVFTDSLNPAPLEALAGRLQGCLYRADMLQQECEALLVDFPEQEKELRELSAWMAGAVR, from the coding sequence ATGAATACATTACGCCTGCTTATCTCTGACTCTTACGACCCGTGGTTTAACCTGGCGGTGGAAGAGTGTATTTTTCGCCAGATGCCCGCCACGCAGCGCGTTCTGTTTCTCTGGCGTAACGCCGACACGGTAGTGATTGGCCGCGCACAAAACCCGTGGAAAGAGTGTAATACCCGGCGGATGGAAGAAGATAATGTCCGCCTGGCGCGGCGCAGTAGTGGCGGCGGCGCGGTGTTCCACGATCTCGGTAATACCTGCTTTACCTTTATGGCTGGCAAGCCGGAGTACGATAAAACCATCTCTACGTCAATTGTACTCAATGCACTGAACGCGCTCGGCGTCAGCGCCGAAGCCTCCGGACGTAACGATCTGGTGGTGAAAACAACCGAGGGAGACCGTAAAGTCTCTGGCTCGGCCTATCGCGAAACCAAAGATCGCGGCTTCCACCACGGCACTTTGCTGCTCAATGCCGACCTGAGTCGCCTGGCAAACTACCTCAACCCGGATAAAAAGAAACTGGCGGCGAAAGGCATCACATCGGTACGTTCCCGCGTGACCAATCTGACCGAATTGCTACCGGGAATTACCCATGAGCATGTTTGCGAGGCCATAACCGAGGCCTTTTTCGCCCATTATGGCGAGCGCGTAGCAGCGGAAATCATCTCCCCGGACAAAACGCCAGACTTGCCAAACTTCATCGAAACCTTTGCCCGCCAGAGTAGCTGGGAGTGGAACTTCGGTCAGGCTCCGGCATTCTCGCATCTGCTGGATGAACGCTTTACCTGGGGCGGCGTGGAACTGCATTTCGACGTTGAAAAAGGCCATATCACCCGCGCCCAGGTGTTTACCGACAGCCTCAACCCCGCGCCGCTGGAAGCCCTCGCCGGGCGACTGCAAGGCTGTCTGTACCGCGCGGATATGCTGCAACAGGAGTGCGAAGCGCTGCTGGTTGACTTCCCGGAACAGGAAAAAGAGCTACGGGAGTTGTCAGCGTGGATGGCAGGGGCGGTAAGGTAA
- a CDS encoding metal-dependent hydrolase, with translation MICRFIDTHCHFDFPPFRGDEESSLQRAAQAGVGKIIVPATEAANFARVLALAENYQPLYAALGLHPGMLDQHTDESLEQLQQALERRPAKVVAVGEIGLDLFGDDPQFDHQQWLLDEQLKLAKRYDLPVILHSRRTHDKLAMHLKRHDLPRTGVVHGFSGSLQQAERFVQLNYKIGVGGTITYPRASKTRDVIAKLPLASLLLETDAPDMPLNGFQGQPNRPEQAARVFAVLCELRPEAEDEIAEVLRNNTYAMFNVP, from the coding sequence TTGATTTGCCGTTTTATCGATACCCACTGTCATTTTGATTTTCCGCCGTTTCGTGGCGATGAAGAGTCCAGCCTGCAACGCGCGGCACAAGCGGGCGTAGGTAAGATCATTGTTCCGGCAACCGAGGCGGCAAACTTTGCCCGCGTGTTGGCGCTGGCGGAAAATTATCAACCGCTGTACGCCGCGTTAGGGCTACACCCAGGGATGTTGGATCAACACACCGATGAGTCGCTGGAACAGTTACAGCAGGCGCTGGAAAGACGTCCCGCAAAGGTGGTGGCAGTGGGGGAGATCGGTCTGGATCTCTTTGGCGATGATCCACAATTCGATCACCAACAGTGGTTGCTCGACGAACAACTGAAACTGGCGAAACGCTATGATCTGCCGGTGATCCTCCATTCGCGCCGTACTCATGACAAACTGGCGATGCACCTTAAACGCCACGATTTGCCACGCACTGGCGTAGTCCACGGTTTTTCCGGCAGCCTGCAACAGGCCGAACGGTTTGTACAATTGAACTACAAAATCGGTGTAGGCGGCACCATCACTTATCCACGCGCCAGTAAAACTCGCGATGTAATAGCGAAACTGCCACTGGCGTCGTTGTTACTGGAAACCGACGCGCCGGATATGCCGCTCAACGGTTTTCAGGGGCAGCCCAACCGCCCGGAACAGGCCGCCCGGGTGTTTGCCGTGCTGTGCGAGTTACGTCCGGAAGCAGAAGATGAGATTGCTGAAGTGTTGCGTAATAACACATATGCGATGTTTAACGTGCCGTAG
- a CDS encoding YjjW family glycine radical enzyme activase, translating to MNSRCALVSKIIPFSCVDGPGSRLALFLQGCNLRCKNCHNPWTMGRCNDCGECVPQCPHQALQIVDSKVVWSVAVCEQCDTCLKMCPQHATPMAQSMSVDEVLSHIRKVVLFIEGITVSGGEATTQLPFVVALFTAIKSDPQLHHLTCLVDSNGMLSETGWEKLLPVCDGAMLDLKAWDSACHQQLTGRDNQQIKHSICLLAERGKLAELRLLVIPNQVDYLQHIDELAAFIRQLGDVPVRLNAFHAHGVYGEAQNWPSATPEDVEQLAGALKEREVSRLIFPALYL from the coding sequence ATGAACAGCAGATGCGCTTTAGTCAGTAAGATCATCCCCTTCTCCTGCGTTGACGGGCCAGGCAGTCGTCTGGCTCTGTTTTTACAGGGCTGTAATCTGCGCTGCAAAAATTGCCACAATCCGTGGACGATGGGGCGCTGTAATGATTGCGGGGAGTGCGTGCCGCAGTGTCCACATCAGGCGTTGCAGATTGTCGACAGCAAAGTGGTGTGGAGCGTTGCGGTCTGTGAGCAGTGCGATACCTGCCTGAAGATGTGCCCACAACACGCCACGCCGATGGCACAATCGATGAGTGTGGACGAAGTGCTTAGTCATATCCGCAAAGTGGTGCTGTTTATCGAAGGGATAACGGTGAGCGGCGGCGAAGCCACGACCCAGCTCCCGTTTGTGGTGGCACTGTTTACTGCCATCAAAAGCGATCCACAACTGCACCACCTTACCTGTCTGGTGGACAGCAACGGCATGTTGAGCGAAACCGGCTGGGAAAAATTACTCCCGGTGTGCGACGGCGCGATGCTCGATCTTAAAGCGTGGGATAGCGCCTGCCATCAACAGTTAACCGGACGCGATAATCAACAGATTAAGCACAGCATCTGTTTGCTTGCAGAGCGCGGTAAACTGGCGGAACTGCGTTTGCTGGTAATCCCCAATCAGGTGGATTATTTGCAGCATATTGATGAATTGGCAGCGTTTATCAGGCAACTTGGTGACGTTCCTGTACGGCTGAACGCGTTTCATGCGCACGGTGTGTATGGAGAAGCGCAAAACTGGCCGAGCGCCACGCCGGAAGATGTTGAGCAGTTGGCTGGCGCGTTAAAGGAGCGTGAGGTGAGTCGATTGATATTTCCGGCGCTGTATTTGTGA
- the osmY gene encoding molecular chaperone OsmY — MTMTKLKISKTLLAVMLTSAVATGSAFAENNAQTTNETAGQKVDSSMNKVGNFMDDSAITAKVKAALVDHDNIKSTDISVKTDQKVVTLSGFVESQAQAEEAVKVAKGVEGVTSVSDKLHVRDAKEGSVKGYAGDTATTSEIKAKLLADDIVPSRHVKVETTDGVVQLSGTVDSQAQSDRAESIAKAVDGVKSVKNDLKTK; from the coding sequence ATGACTATGACAAAACTGAAGATTTCGAAAACGCTGCTGGCCGTAATGTTGACCTCTGCCGTGGCGACAGGCTCTGCTTTTGCGGAAAACAACGCGCAGACCACCAACGAAACCGCAGGGCAAAAAGTCGATAGCTCTATGAATAAAGTCGGTAATTTCATGGATGACAGCGCCATCACTGCGAAAGTGAAGGCGGCTCTGGTGGATCATGACAACATCAAAAGCACCGATATCTCTGTTAAAACCGATCAAAAAGTCGTGACTCTGAGCGGATTTGTTGAAAGCCAGGCACAGGCTGAAGAGGCCGTGAAAGTGGCTAAAGGAGTTGAGGGTGTGACCTCTGTCAGCGACAAACTGCACGTTCGCGACGCTAAAGAAGGCTCTGTGAAGGGTTACGCAGGTGATACCGCCACCACCAGTGAAATCAAAGCCAAACTGCTGGCAGACGATATCGTCCCTTCCCGTCATGTGAAAGTTGAAACCACCGACGGCGTGGTTCAGCTCTCCGGTACTGTTGATTCCCAGGCACAAAGCGACCGTGCTGAAAGTATCGCTAAAGCGGTAGATGGTGTGAAAAGCGTTAAAAATGATCTGAAAACTAAGTAA
- the deoD gene encoding purine-nucleoside phosphorylase — protein MATPHINAEMGDFADVVLMPGDPLRAKYIAENFLEDVREVNNVRGMLGFTGTYKGRKISVMGHGMGIPSCSIYTKELITDFGVKKIIRVGSCGAVLPHVKLRDVVIGMGACTDSKVNRIRFKDHDFAAIADFDMVRNAVDAAKALGVDARVGNLFSADLFYSPDGEMFDVMEKYGILGVEMEAAGIYGVAAEFGAKALAICTVSDHIRTHEQTTAEERQTTFNDMIKIALESVLLGDKE, from the coding sequence ATGGCTACCCCACACATTAATGCAGAAATGGGCGATTTCGCTGACGTAGTTTTGATGCCAGGCGACCCACTGCGTGCGAAGTATATTGCTGAAAATTTCCTTGAAGATGTCCGTGAAGTGAACAACGTTCGCGGCATGCTGGGCTTCACCGGTACTTACAAAGGCCGCAAAATTTCCGTAATGGGTCATGGTATGGGTATCCCGTCCTGCTCCATCTACACCAAAGAACTGATCACCGATTTCGGCGTGAAGAAAATTATCCGCGTAGGTTCCTGTGGTGCAGTTCTGCCGCACGTAAAACTGCGTGATGTAGTTATCGGTATGGGTGCCTGCACCGATTCCAAAGTTAACCGCATCCGTTTTAAAGACCATGATTTTGCAGCTATCGCTGATTTCGACATGGTGCGTAACGCAGTAGACGCAGCTAAAGCACTGGGCGTTGATGCACGTGTTGGTAACCTGTTCTCCGCTGACCTGTTCTACTCTCCGGACGGCGAAATGTTCGATGTGATGGAAAAATACGGCATCCTCGGCGTGGAAATGGAAGCGGCAGGTATCTACGGTGTGGCTGCAGAATTTGGTGCGAAAGCACTGGCTATCTGCACCGTGTCTGACCACATCCGCACTCACGAGCAGACCACTGCCGAAGAGCGTCAGACCACCTTCAACGACATGATCAAAATCGCACTGGAATCTGTTCTTCTGGGCGATAAAGAGTAA
- the deoB gene encoding phosphopentomutase, translating to MKRAFIMVLDSFGIGATEDAERFGDVGADTLGHIAEACAKGEADHGRKGPLNLPNLTRLGLAKAHEGSTGFIPAGMDGNAEVIGAYAWAHEMSSGKDTPSGHWEIAGVPVLFEWGYFSDHENCFPQELLDKLVERANLPGYLGNCHSSGTVILDQLGEEHMKTGKPIFYTSADSVFQIACHEETFGLDKLYELCEIAREELTNGGYNIGRVIARPFIGDKAGNFQRTGNRHDLAVEPPAPTVLQKLVDEKHGQVVSVGKIADIYANCGITKKVKATGLDALFDATIKEMKEAGDNTIVFTNFVDFDSSWGHRRDVAGYAAGLELFDRRLPELMSLLRDDDILILTADHGCDPTWTGTDHTREHIPVLVYGPKVKPGSLGHRETFADIGQTLAKYFGTSDMEYGKAMF from the coding sequence ATGAAACGTGCATTTATTATGGTGCTGGACTCATTCGGCATCGGCGCTACAGAAGATGCAGAACGCTTTGGTGACGTCGGGGCTGACACCCTGGGTCATATCGCAGAAGCTTGTGCCAAAGGCGAAGCTGACCACGGTCGTAAAGGTCCGCTCAATCTGCCAAATCTGACCCGTCTGGGGCTGGCGAAAGCACACGAAGGTTCTACCGGTTTCATTCCGGCAGGAATGGACGGCAACGCTGAAGTTATTGGCGCGTATGCATGGGCGCACGAAATGTCATCCGGTAAAGATACCCCGTCGGGGCACTGGGAAATCGCCGGTGTACCGGTTCTGTTTGAGTGGGGATACTTCTCCGATCACGAAAACTGCTTCCCGCAAGAACTGCTGGATAAACTGGTTGAACGTGCTAACCTGCCGGGTTACCTCGGTAACTGCCACTCTTCTGGTACGGTCATTCTGGATCAACTGGGCGAAGAGCACATGAAAACCGGCAAGCCGATTTTCTATACCTCCGCTGACTCAGTGTTCCAGATTGCCTGCCACGAAGAAACGTTTGGTCTGGATAAACTCTACGAACTGTGCGAAATCGCCCGTGAAGAGCTGACCAACGGCGGCTACAACATCGGTCGCGTTATTGCCCGTCCGTTTATCGGTGACAAAGCCGGTAACTTCCAGCGTACTGGTAACCGCCACGACCTGGCAGTTGAACCGCCAGCACCGACCGTGCTGCAAAAACTGGTTGATGAAAAACACGGCCAGGTTGTTTCTGTGGGTAAAATTGCTGACATCTACGCTAACTGCGGTATCACCAAGAAAGTGAAAGCGACCGGCCTGGATGCGCTGTTTGACGCCACCATCAAAGAGATGAAGGAAGCGGGTGATAACACCATCGTCTTCACCAACTTTGTTGACTTTGACTCTTCCTGGGGCCACCGTCGCGACGTCGCAGGCTATGCCGCGGGTCTGGAACTGTTCGACCGCCGTCTGCCGGAACTGATGTCTCTGCTGCGCGACGACGACATCCTGATCCTCACCGCCGACCACGGTTGTGACCCGACCTGGACTGGTACTGACCACACGCGTGAACACATTCCGGTACTGGTTTACGGCCCGAAAGTGAAACCGGGTTCGCTGGGGCACCGCGAAACCTTCGCAGATATCGGTCAGACTCTGGCAAAATATTTTGGTACTTCTGATATGGAATATGGCAAAGCCATGTTCTGA